A single window of Luteipulveratus halotolerans DNA harbors:
- a CDS encoding GNAT family N-acetyltransferase, with product MTPADLLAAYDAELRTDAETPSAVDVTRLGPLRLVRFAGGRGFVTYADLGGADAPTIARWVGEALDHYRADPEITRVEWKTRAHDDAPGLVDALTAHGFVADEPESIMIGEAAALDQDLPLPDGVSLRTVTSEADVLAMSRMADIAFEDDRAEEMAAALLTRLARRDGMELWVAEVDGAVVSCGRLEPVPGTTFAGIWGGATLVEWRGKGIYRVLTAARARSAIAMGKTLINSDSTEFSRPILEKSGLVKVSETTPYEWRRPA from the coding sequence ATGACTCCTGCTGACCTGCTCGCGGCGTACGACGCCGAGCTCCGCACCGACGCCGAGACGCCCAGTGCGGTCGACGTGACCAGGCTCGGACCGTTGCGGCTGGTGCGGTTCGCCGGCGGTCGTGGCTTCGTGACGTACGCCGACCTCGGGGGCGCCGACGCGCCGACGATCGCGCGCTGGGTCGGCGAGGCGCTCGACCACTACCGCGCCGACCCCGAGATCACTCGGGTCGAGTGGAAGACCCGCGCCCACGACGATGCGCCCGGTCTCGTCGACGCGCTCACCGCGCACGGGTTCGTCGCCGACGAGCCGGAGTCGATCATGATCGGCGAGGCCGCCGCGCTCGACCAGGACCTGCCGCTGCCCGACGGTGTCTCACTGCGCACCGTCACCTCCGAGGCCGACGTGCTGGCCATGTCCCGGATGGCCGACATCGCGTTCGAGGACGACCGCGCCGAGGAGATGGCGGCCGCCCTGCTGACTCGCCTCGCCCGCCGCGACGGCATGGAGCTGTGGGTCGCCGAGGTCGACGGTGCGGTCGTGAGCTGTGGCCGTCTCGAACCCGTGCCCGGTACGACGTTCGCCGGCATCTGGGGCGGCGCCACGCTCGTCGAGTGGCGCGGCAAGGGCATCTACCGGGTGCTGACTGCCGCGCGCGCCCGCTCGGCGATCGCGATGGGCAAGACGCTGATCAACAGCGACTCGACCGAGTTCTCGCGGCCCATCCTGGAGAAGTCCGGCCTGGTCAAAGTGTCCGAGACGACGCCCTACGAATGGCGCCGCCCCGCCTGA
- a CDS encoding ArsR/SmtB family transcription factor: MDAVFHALADESRRTILDALATGPRSAGQLADALPIARPGVSRHLRVLREAGLVEVEQQAQRRIYSLRPDAFADADAWLARHRELWSQRLDALHTEVARGRRTARKTSSTNTTGRTT, encoded by the coding sequence ATGGACGCCGTCTTCCACGCGCTCGCCGACGAGAGCCGCCGCACGATCCTGGACGCTCTCGCGACCGGCCCGCGTTCGGCGGGCCAGCTCGCCGACGCCCTGCCCATCGCCCGCCCTGGCGTCTCGCGCCACCTGCGCGTGCTGCGTGAGGCGGGCCTGGTCGAGGTCGAGCAGCAGGCCCAACGACGCATCTACTCGTTGCGGCCCGACGCGTTCGCCGACGCCGACGCGTGGCTCGCACGTCACCGCGAGCTGTGGAGCCAGCGCCTCGACGCGCTGCACACCGAGGTGGCGCGCGGCCGGCGTACGGCCCGAAAGACGAGCAGTACCAACACCACTGGGAGGACCACATGA
- a CDS encoding class I SAM-dependent methyltransferase: MDARTQELSDAHDVLAEFYAERLAGALEQMPVEQAVLGLFARLVRESGLGVEVADIGCGTGRLAPFLTAHGLSPRGLDLSPEMITVARRDQPGFTFEQGDVRALPYADASLGGALGWYSLMYLTPDDRAVAFGELARVVKPGGHLAMAYKMGDDSQRRGGRTVNLGVEFDIWWHSADEVAGRLDAAGFEVEFAGRVPQSEEWPQPQGYAVARRR, translated from the coding sequence ATGGACGCGCGGACCCAAGAGCTGAGTGACGCCCACGACGTGCTGGCCGAGTTCTACGCCGAGCGGCTCGCCGGCGCGCTCGAGCAGATGCCGGTCGAGCAGGCGGTGCTCGGGCTGTTCGCTCGGCTCGTCCGCGAGTCCGGGCTCGGAGTCGAGGTGGCCGACATCGGTTGCGGCACAGGCAGACTCGCGCCGTTCCTCACCGCGCACGGCCTCTCGCCGCGCGGGCTCGATCTGTCGCCCGAGATGATCACGGTCGCCCGGCGCGACCAACCCGGGTTCACGTTCGAGCAGGGAGACGTGCGGGCGCTGCCGTACGCCGACGCCTCCCTCGGGGGCGCGCTCGGCTGGTACTCGCTGATGTATCTCACGCCCGACGACCGAGCCGTGGCGTTCGGTGAGCTCGCGCGGGTGGTCAAGCCGGGCGGTCACCTCGCGATGGCGTACAAGATGGGCGACGACTCGCAGCGTCGTGGGGGCAGAACGGTCAACCTCGGCGTCGAGTTCGACATCTGGTGGCACTCGGCCGACGAGGTCGCGGGCCGGCTCGACGCGGCCGGCTTCGAGGTCGAGTTCGCCGGCCGGGTCCCGCAGAGCGAGGAGTGGCCCCAGCCGCAGGGGTACGCCGTCGCCCGCCGCCGCTGA
- a CDS encoding alpha/beta hydrolase translates to MLLDAEPFSASGGQHGALVIHGFTGSPQSMKPLATAFADAGFTVELPLLPGHGTTPQDMAATRWADWSATVEAAYADLDKRCERVVVAGLSMGGSLTAWLGQRHPDIAALIAVNPLIDPHAPIWQALIDAGKAADGDFLEAVGSDIALEGVTESAYDAVPVAPLLDLTRPLEEIADALPRITSPSLLFVSAQDHVVDPSSAQAWAERTSGEVEVVELAESFHVATLDHDRERINAGAVEFARAHLTEAGQAGRRHS, encoded by the coding sequence ATGCTCCTCGACGCCGAACCGTTCTCCGCCTCGGGCGGTCAGCACGGCGCGCTCGTGATCCACGGCTTCACCGGCTCGCCCCAGTCGATGAAGCCGCTGGCCACGGCGTTCGCCGACGCCGGCTTCACGGTCGAGCTGCCGCTGCTGCCCGGCCACGGCACGACCCCGCAGGACATGGCCGCCACTCGCTGGGCCGACTGGTCGGCGACGGTCGAGGCGGCGTACGCCGACCTGGACAAGCGCTGCGAGCGGGTCGTCGTCGCGGGTCTGTCGATGGGAGGGAGCCTCACGGCGTGGCTCGGCCAGCGGCATCCGGACATCGCGGCACTGATCGCGGTGAACCCGCTCATCGACCCGCACGCCCCGATCTGGCAGGCCCTCATCGACGCCGGGAAGGCCGCAGACGGCGACTTCCTCGAGGCCGTCGGCTCCGACATCGCGCTCGAAGGGGTGACCGAGTCGGCGTACGACGCGGTGCCGGTCGCGCCGCTGCTCGACCTCACGCGGCCGCTGGAGGAGATCGCCGACGCGCTGCCGCGGATCACCTCGCCGAGCCTGCTGTTCGTCAGTGCCCAGGACCACGTCGTCGACCCGTCGTCGGCACAGGCGTGGGCGGAGCGTACGAGCGGTGAGGTGGAGGTCGTCGAGCTGGCCGAGTCGTTCCACGTCGCGACGCTCGACCACGACCGTGAGCGCATCAACGCCGGCGCTGTCGAGTTCGCCCGCGCCCACCTCACGGAGGCGGGTCAGGCGGGGCGGCGCCATTCGTAG
- a CDS encoding DMT family transporter yields the protein MKDNSSATASIVTPVSPGSGLAWGALGVAAFSLTVPLTRIAVGGLSPLFIGSARAVVAAVLAALALAITRQHRPTRRQWVRLALVGGGVVIGFPMLTSYALTSAPAAHGAVVIGLLPAATAVTAVLRGRELPPVAFWVAAGAGAVVAVGFAGAQGGGFGSLGWADLLLFGAVVAAAIGYAEGGLLARELGAWQTVSWALVLCAPVMLGLAAGSALSHPPSATATQWAAFAYLAVVSMYLGFFAWYRGLAIGPIAQVSQVQLVQPVLSIGWAVLLVGENLTAATVLGGLAVIVCAAAAVRVRLGRPSSPEDEREPVGERAQRGGLVGSGRTTTGAEQQDVGVGQ from the coding sequence ATGAAAGACAACAGTAGCGCTACTGCCTCGATCGTCACTCCGGTATCGCCCGGATCCGGCCTCGCCTGGGGCGCTCTCGGCGTCGCCGCCTTCTCGTTGACCGTGCCGCTCACGCGCATCGCGGTCGGTGGGCTATCGCCCCTGTTCATCGGGTCGGCCCGCGCCGTCGTGGCGGCCGTGCTCGCAGCGCTGGCGCTCGCGATCACCAGACAGCACAGGCCGACTCGTCGGCAGTGGGTTCGGCTCGCGCTCGTCGGTGGCGGTGTCGTGATCGGATTCCCGATGCTCACCTCGTACGCGCTCACCTCGGCCCCCGCAGCGCACGGTGCCGTCGTGATCGGCCTGCTGCCTGCGGCAACCGCCGTCACGGCTGTGCTGCGCGGGCGCGAGCTTCCGCCGGTGGCGTTCTGGGTAGCAGCGGGTGCGGGAGCGGTCGTCGCGGTCGGGTTCGCCGGGGCGCAGGGCGGCGGGTTCGGCAGCCTCGGCTGGGCGGACCTGCTGCTGTTCGGCGCCGTCGTCGCGGCGGCGATCGGGTACGCCGAGGGTGGTCTGCTCGCGCGCGAGCTCGGCGCCTGGCAGACCGTCTCGTGGGCGCTGGTCCTCTGCGCGCCGGTGATGCTCGGGCTCGCGGCCGGCTCCGCGCTGTCTCACCCGCCGTCGGCGACCGCGACGCAGTGGGCGGCGTTCGCGTACCTCGCCGTCGTGAGCATGTACCTCGGGTTCTTCGCGTGGTACCGCGGGCTCGCGATCGGGCCGATCGCACAGGTCAGTCAGGTGCAGCTCGTGCAACCGGTGCTGTCCATCGGGTGGGCCGTGCTCCTGGTCGGCGAAAACCTCACTGCTGCAACGGTTCTCGGCGGTCTGGCCGTGATCGTGTGTGCTGCGGCGGCCGTGCGGGTGCGACTCGGGCGGCCGTCGTCACCCGAGGACGAGAGGGAGCCGGTCGGTGAGCGCGCCCAGCGTGGAGGCCTCGTCGGCAGTGGGCGTACGACGACCGGTGCCGAGCAGCAGGACGTCGGCGTCGGGCAGTGA
- a CDS encoding NUDIX hydrolase has protein sequence MTTFTVAAVCFLDADQRLLTVRKQGTHMFMLPGGKLEPGESAAAAAVREIGEEVGIVLTEADLEPVGVWVADAANEPGATIHSTVFRAPLTGTPAAAGEIAELRWVQLPVTDTTGLAPLLSAHVLPALTPA, from the coding sequence ATGACGACGTTCACCGTGGCCGCGGTCTGCTTCCTCGACGCCGACCAGCGACTGCTCACCGTCCGTAAGCAGGGGACGCACATGTTCATGCTGCCCGGCGGCAAGCTCGAACCCGGTGAGTCAGCGGCCGCGGCCGCCGTGCGTGAGATCGGTGAGGAGGTCGGCATCGTGCTCACGGAGGCCGATCTCGAACCCGTCGGGGTGTGGGTCGCGGACGCGGCCAACGAGCCCGGCGCGACGATCCACTCGACGGTGTTCCGCGCGCCACTGACCGGTACGCCGGCCGCAGCCGGTGAGATCGCCGAGCTGCGGTGGGTGCAGCTGCCGGTCACCGACACGACCGGTCTGGCGCCGTTGCTGAGCGCGCACGTCCTGCCCGCCCTGACTCCCGCCTGA
- a CDS encoding DinB family protein → MTATVEPVTAERAALEHFLDAQRAAVVDIVEGLDEAGLARTTVPSGWTPDSLLRHLSGAEYYWFGVVMGVASNEKDDAFTAADQYRAQVAASVRAIRDMPLDTPTSGPVVDGLVDEVTTLRGVILHMIEETARHAGHLDIARELIDGQTGRGPR, encoded by the coding sequence ATGACCGCGACGGTGGAGCCGGTGACGGCCGAGCGCGCCGCGCTGGAGCACTTCCTCGACGCCCAGCGCGCCGCCGTTGTCGACATCGTGGAGGGCCTCGACGAAGCGGGCCTGGCGCGTACGACGGTGCCGAGCGGGTGGACACCCGACAGTCTGCTGCGCCACCTGTCGGGTGCGGAGTACTACTGGTTCGGCGTCGTCATGGGCGTCGCGAGCAACGAGAAGGACGACGCGTTCACGGCGGCCGATCAGTACCGCGCGCAGGTGGCGGCATCGGTGCGCGCGATCCGCGACATGCCGCTCGACACCCCGACGAGCGGGCCGGTCGTCGACGGACTCGTCGACGAGGTGACCACGCTGCGCGGCGTCATCCTGCACATGATCGAGGAGACCGCCCGCCACGCCGGCCACCTCGACATCGCCCGTGAGCTGATCGACGGGCAGACCGGGCGCGGCCCGCGCTGA
- a CDS encoding nuclear transport factor 2 family protein — MTTTDPADAATAMTRMAAVIDAHDWYGLADLLHEDFTVRFVHTGETFDRDAWVQLNADYPGFERLTLEDCVGSGDRAVGRCHVTGRVDGEAQEFEVASFVTVKDGLIVELTEVWADVDATPPPGTRPTA; from the coding sequence GTGACCACCACCGATCCGGCCGACGCCGCCACCGCCATGACCAGGATGGCTGCGGTCATCGACGCCCACGACTGGTACGGCCTGGCCGACCTGCTGCACGAGGACTTCACCGTCCGCTTCGTGCACACCGGCGAGACGTTCGACCGCGACGCCTGGGTGCAGCTCAACGCCGACTACCCCGGGTTCGAGCGGCTGACGCTGGAGGACTGCGTCGGCTCCGGTGACCGGGCCGTCGGGCGCTGCCACGTCACGGGCCGCGTGGACGGGGAGGCGCAGGAGTTCGAGGTCGCCTCCTTCGTCACGGTGAAGGACGGGCTCATCGTCGAGCTGACCGAGGTGTGGGCCGATGTCGACGCCACCCCACCGCCCGGCACCCGCCCGACAGCATGA
- a CDS encoding SRPBCC family protein, producing the protein MTDTTKTLGTMHTWSGVAGVRLEDTYATDIDDLWDAVTDPERLARWLAHVEGDLQLGGRFDIRFTSGAEGPGRVVVCEPPNRLVLDMAPDDDNDPSVLEATLTAVDGGTRLVVEDRGLPADKLPNYGGGWQVHLEDLRLYLDGRPTHPDWGVRADELKPAYQAMQVQQS; encoded by the coding sequence ATGACCGACACCACGAAGACGCTCGGCACGATGCACACCTGGTCCGGCGTCGCCGGCGTCCGCCTCGAAGACACCTACGCCACCGACATCGACGACCTATGGGACGCCGTCACCGACCCCGAGCGGCTCGCCCGGTGGCTCGCGCACGTCGAGGGCGATCTGCAGCTGGGCGGCCGCTTCGACATCCGGTTCACCAGCGGCGCCGAGGGGCCGGGCCGGGTCGTCGTCTGTGAGCCGCCAAACCGGCTGGTGCTCGACATGGCGCCCGACGACGACAACGACCCCTCGGTGCTGGAGGCCACCCTGACCGCGGTCGACGGCGGCACCCGCCTGGTCGTCGAGGACCGTGGGCTGCCCGCCGACAAGCTGCCCAACTACGGCGGTGGCTGGCAGGTGCACCTCGAAGACCTGCGGCTCTACCTCGACGGTCGCCCGACCCACCCCGACTGGGGTGTCCGCGCGGACGAGCTGAAGCCGGCGTACCAGGCGATGCAGGTGCAGCAGTCATGA
- a CDS encoding maleylpyruvate isomerase N-terminal domain-containing protein, translated as MDLFTQTWDDLRRAVAALPADAFTQPSGCAGWLVRDLVCHLVIDAQDVLITLATPTDEAPTRDAASYWAVSDTVDADDPLAALTVRLAAAYEDPSLLTFHLDDVGSAAGRAATLADPATRVRTQGFVLTTGDYLSAYVLEWTLHHLDLIAHLPGQAGPSDEGLAATRALLERIVGEPFPASLPDADVLLLGTGRRTPTADEASTLGALTDRLPLVLG; from the coding sequence ATGGACCTGTTCACGCAGACCTGGGACGACCTCCGGAGGGCCGTAGCCGCGCTGCCCGCCGACGCATTCACCCAGCCGTCGGGATGCGCGGGCTGGCTCGTCCGAGACCTCGTCTGCCACCTGGTGATCGACGCGCAGGACGTGCTCATCACGCTCGCCACCCCGACCGATGAGGCGCCCACGCGCGACGCCGCGTCGTACTGGGCGGTGTCCGACACGGTCGATGCCGACGACCCGCTGGCCGCGCTGACCGTGAGGCTCGCGGCGGCGTACGAGGACCCGTCGCTGCTGACGTTCCACCTCGACGACGTCGGCTCGGCCGCGGGCCGCGCCGCGACGCTCGCCGATCCCGCCACGCGCGTACGCACCCAAGGCTTCGTGCTGACCACGGGCGACTACCTGTCGGCGTACGTGCTGGAGTGGACGCTGCACCACCTCGACCTCATCGCTCATCTGCCGGGCCAGGCCGGGCCGTCCGACGAGGGGCTGGCCGCGACGCGAGCCCTGCTCGAACGCATCGTCGGCGAGCCGTTCCCCGCCTCACTGCCCGACGCCGACGTCCTGCTGCTCGGCACCGGTCGTCGTACGCCCACTGCCGACGAGGCCTCCACGCTGGGCGCGCTCACCGACCGGCTCCCTCTCGTCCTCGGGTGA
- a CDS encoding aminotransferase-like domain-containing protein, which translates to MNDGSSSRIVSALRDWIADAAPGSQLPSTRALVSHHGASPVTVQKAIRELTALGLVESRPGVGTFVRAVRTARPADYGWQSAALGTPRHPGAVASAMRSASHDTIPLHSGYPDRELLPERLVRAALTRAARSDAALTRPPVAGLPELQSWFARELGSAAPAGVNPPHPSDVVVVPGSQSALGSIFGALAGTDRPVLMESPTYWGAILAARRAGLDVVPVPSGPAGPESDQLARAFAETGARVFYAQPTYANPTGAQWTPDRADEVLQVVRDAGAFLIEDDWAHEFGITTTARPLAAYDDAGHVVHLRSLTKSVSPAIRVAAVIARGPARERLLGDQVSTSMYVSGLLQAAALDVVSQPAWRTHLRGLRTQLRDCRDLLHRCLAEHAPRLHVEHLPPGGLNLWARLPDGTDLDAVVQRCERGGVLVAGGHEWFPAEPAGSYLRLNYSGPDPASFADAARVIGAAVDEAG; encoded by the coding sequence ATGAATGACGGTAGCAGCAGCCGCATCGTGTCCGCGCTGCGTGACTGGATCGCGGACGCCGCACCCGGCAGCCAGCTGCCCTCGACCCGTGCGCTCGTGTCCCATCACGGCGCGAGTCCGGTGACGGTGCAGAAGGCGATCCGTGAGCTCACCGCGCTGGGGCTGGTCGAGAGCCGCCCCGGCGTGGGCACGTTCGTGCGGGCCGTACGCACCGCTCGCCCGGCCGACTACGGCTGGCAGTCCGCTGCGCTCGGCACACCGCGTCACCCCGGCGCCGTGGCGTCGGCGATGCGCAGCGCGTCGCACGACACGATCCCGCTGCACTCGGGGTACCCCGACCGCGAGCTGCTGCCCGAGCGGCTCGTCCGCGCCGCCCTCACCCGAGCGGCCCGCAGTGACGCGGCGCTCACGCGTCCGCCGGTCGCCGGTCTGCCCGAGCTGCAGTCGTGGTTCGCCCGCGAGCTCGGCTCGGCAGCGCCCGCGGGCGTGAACCCGCCGCACCCGAGCGATGTCGTCGTGGTTCCCGGCAGCCAGAGCGCGCTCGGGTCGATCTTCGGCGCGCTGGCCGGCACGGACCGACCGGTGCTGATGGAGTCGCCGACCTACTGGGGCGCGATCCTCGCCGCGCGCCGCGCCGGGCTCGACGTCGTACCCGTGCCGTCCGGGCCAGCAGGGCCCGAATCCGACCAGCTGGCAAGGGCTTTCGCCGAGACGGGTGCTCGTGTGTTCTACGCCCAGCCGACCTACGCCAACCCGACGGGCGCGCAGTGGACACCCGATCGGGCCGACGAGGTCCTCCAGGTCGTCCGTGATGCAGGCGCGTTCCTGATCGAGGACGACTGGGCCCACGAGTTCGGCATCACGACGACGGCCCGGCCCCTCGCGGCGTACGACGACGCCGGTCACGTCGTGCACCTGCGGTCGCTCACCAAGAGCGTGTCGCCGGCCATCCGCGTGGCCGCCGTGATCGCGCGCGGCCCGGCTCGTGAGCGACTGCTCGGCGACCAGGTGAGCACGTCGATGTACGTCAGCGGCCTGCTGCAGGCGGCTGCGCTCGACGTCGTGAGCCAGCCCGCGTGGCGTACGCACCTGCGCGGTCTGCGGACCCAGCTGCGTGATTGTCGCGACCTGCTGCACCGCTGTCTCGCCGAGCACGCGCCCCGGCTGCACGTCGAGCACCTGCCGCCGGGCGGCCTCAACCTGTGGGCCCGCCTGCCCGACGGCACCGACCTGGACGCGGTGGTGCAGCGGTGCGAGCGCGGTGGCGTCCTGGTCGCGGGCGGTCACGAGTGGTTCCCCGCAGAGCCGGCGGGCTCGTACCTGCGCCTCAACTACTCCGGCCCCGACCCCGCGTCGTTCGCCGATGCGGCGCGGGTGATCGGCGCGGCGGTCGACGAGGCGGGTTGA
- a CDS encoding TIGR03618 family F420-dependent PPOX class oxidoreductase → MSSKRLDLRDPAVTAFWTERHLQTLTTPRPDGTPHVVPVAATLDPDEPLVRVISSRTSRKVRNVAAGGAAGVRVALCQYEGRWWSTIEGVATVLDDAESVRVAEARYAERFRQPRVNPERVVIAVRVTRVMGHLPS, encoded by the coding sequence ATGAGTTCCAAGCGCCTCGACCTGCGCGACCCGGCCGTCACGGCGTTCTGGACCGAGCGCCACCTGCAGACGCTCACGACGCCCCGACCGGACGGCACCCCGCACGTCGTCCCCGTCGCGGCGACCCTCGACCCCGACGAACCCCTCGTCCGCGTCATCTCCTCCCGCACCTCGCGCAAGGTCCGCAACGTCGCCGCGGGCGGTGCGGCCGGCGTACGCGTCGCGTTGTGCCAGTACGAAGGTCGCTGGTGGTCGACGATCGAGGGCGTCGCCACCGTCCTCGACGACGCCGAGTCCGTGCGGGTCGCCGAGGCGAGGTACGCCGAGCGGTTCCGCCAGCCGCGCGTCAACCCCGAGCGCGTGGTCATCGCCGTCCGCGTGACCCGCGTGATGGGCCACCTGCCGAGCTGA
- a CDS encoding DinB family protein, whose amino-acid sequence MTRIEPKAALHQYLRESRDAVRWKVDGLSEYDVRRPLTPTGTNLLGMVKHLTMCEAGYFGDTFERPFADKPTWWDDDDDPQADWWATPEESRADILDLYERVTAHADATIEALPLDAPGHVPWWGSGGDVTLQQVLVHMVAEVARHAGQVDVLREGIDGRTGMEEDSTNVPEYDEATWAAYRDKVEQAARTAAALVDQA is encoded by the coding sequence ATGACCCGGATCGAGCCCAAGGCCGCCCTGCACCAGTACCTGCGCGAGTCGCGCGACGCCGTCCGCTGGAAGGTCGACGGCCTGTCCGAGTACGACGTACGCCGACCGCTCACCCCGACCGGAACCAACCTGCTCGGCATGGTCAAGCACCTGACGATGTGTGAGGCGGGATACTTCGGCGACACGTTCGAGCGGCCGTTCGCCGACAAGCCGACGTGGTGGGACGACGACGATGACCCACAGGCCGACTGGTGGGCCACGCCCGAGGAGTCGCGCGCCGACATCCTCGACCTGTACGAGCGGGTCACCGCCCACGCCGACGCCACGATCGAGGCACTCCCGCTCGATGCGCCGGGGCACGTGCCGTGGTGGGGCTCCGGCGGCGACGTGACGCTCCAGCAGGTGCTCGTCCACATGGTCGCCGAGGTCGCCCGCCACGCCGGCCAGGTCGACGTGCTCCGCGAAGGCATCGACGGGCGTACCGGCATGGAGGAGGACAGCACCAACGTGCCCGAGTACGACGAGGCCACGTGGGCGGCGTACCGCGACAAGGTCGAGCAGGCCGCCCGCACCGCCGCCGCGTTGGTCGACCAGGCGTAG
- a CDS encoding nitroreductase family deazaflavin-dependent oxidoreductase, with protein MAKVLTTRSLVRAPITLYRNGFGWLLGSRMLMLEHVGRTTGEPRYVCLEVVRRPSPDVVVIVSGFGERAQWYRNLRATPRCHVSIGRQRRRPATARLMGEAESAQALAAHQQEHPRAWARLRSVIEQAVQHPVEGLPMVELTLAARPV; from the coding sequence ATGGCGAAGGTACTGACGACACGCTCGCTGGTCAGAGCGCCGATCACGTTGTACCGCAATGGTTTCGGCTGGTTGCTCGGGTCGCGGATGCTCATGCTGGAGCACGTCGGCCGAACGACCGGCGAGCCGCGCTACGTGTGCCTGGAGGTCGTACGCCGACCGTCGCCCGACGTGGTCGTGATCGTGAGCGGGTTCGGCGAGCGCGCGCAGTGGTATCGCAACCTTCGTGCAACCCCGCGGTGTCACGTCAGCATCGGCCGCCAGCGGCGCCGACCCGCGACGGCCAGACTCATGGGCGAGGCGGAGAGTGCGCAGGCGTTGGCGGCCCACCAGCAGGAGCACCCGAGGGCGTGGGCGCGGCTACGGAGCGTGATCGAGCAGGCGGTGCAGCACCCGGTCGAGGGGCTGCCGATGGTCGAGCTCACCCTGGCCGCCCGACCGGTCTGA
- a CDS encoding TIGR03086 family metal-binding protein yields MNVDQQRQDYVAALDWVSGLIAATRPDQLGLPTPCVEFDVRALIGHLIGTALRGRGTVTRAYLRGTPHVVTDVADAELAPTFSGLAAEIARAATDLRSDELVTAAWGECSAYDALRGFTVETVTHGWDLAVATGQDPTVLDAVAARLLASSTELVPTRLRGVMYDDAAPTASSSATERLAYALGHQRVRGE; encoded by the coding sequence ATGAACGTCGACCAGCAGCGCCAGGACTACGTCGCCGCCCTCGACTGGGTGAGCGGGCTGATCGCGGCGACGCGGCCCGATCAGCTCGGGCTGCCGACGCCGTGCGTCGAGTTCGATGTTCGTGCCCTCATCGGGCACCTGATCGGGACGGCCCTGCGCGGTCGAGGCACGGTGACCCGCGCCTACCTCCGAGGCACGCCCCACGTCGTCACGGACGTCGCCGACGCCGAGCTCGCCCCGACCTTCTCTGGTCTCGCTGCCGAGATCGCCCGGGCCGCAACGGATCTCAGGTCGGACGAGCTGGTGACGGCGGCGTGGGGAGAGTGCTCCGCGTACGACGCGTTGCGTGGTTTCACCGTCGAGACCGTCACCCACGGCTGGGACCTCGCCGTGGCCACCGGTCAGGACCCGACGGTCCTCGACGCCGTCGCGGCCAGGCTGCTGGCGTCGTCGACGGAGCTCGTCCCGACCCGGCTCCGCGGGGTGATGTACGACGACGCCGCGCCCACCGCGTCGTCGTCGGCGACCGAGCGGCTGGCGTACGCCCTCGGGCACCAGCGGGTCCGTGGGGAATGA